TGAGCCAGGAGGCAGGCGGGGTGTTGGGGGAGACAGGCTGAACGGCCAGGCCACTGCAACAGTGAGAGACCCGGGGAGCCCCCCTGCTATCTCAgccaggaggaaggagagaccAAGGCACAGAGCCTTACAAAAGACATCCTCTCCCGGCCTCCCATCCCAGAGCCCTGGTCCCTAGGCCAGTCTAGACagaaccaggaaagccaaaaacaaaaggcACCTAGTATGTAAGTTCATGGGGAGAACGCAGGCAGGTGTGGGAAGCTCCCACCTCCAACCCCGGGCCTTGGCTACTGGGACAGTGCAGGCTCCAGCAGCTTCAGGACACCACCCACCAGGTGCAGGCTGCCAGTGACTAgcacatggatggcagcagccTCACGGAGTATGCTGGCCCCACTGTGAGCCACAGGGTGGGTGAGGAGGCCCTTTGGGGGACTAGGTGGCTGGAAGATGGGGTCTCGGCCTTGGCTGATCCATTGCAAGGCATGTGAAATGCAGCTGAAGACGAGGGAGCTGGCACTGCaggtgtggggtgggtggggcgCCAGAAGCAGGGATGTGGACCCACCGGGCTCTGGGCTGGGGGCACTCCAGAGGTCCGGGCTGGCCTGCTCTTCATCCAGGTGGTTCCAGTGCTGCTGGTGTTCCAGGCAGCGGAGCAGAACCTGGTCCAGTGTCACTGTGAAGTTCTGTTGGTCTGTGGGGCACAGAGAAAGGCATATCAGCGAAGGGGAGAGGGAGTAAGGGACAGGGGTGGAGAAAGGGGCGGGTGCACCGTGAGCACCTGCTTCGCACCACGCCCTTTACATCATCAGGCCAGCAGTCTCGGCTAGTGGTCTTCTCCATGGAcacaatgaagaaactgaggctcaggcagGTTCAGTGACTTCACCAAGGTCACGAGAGGCAGAGCCAgacagtctgactccaaagcttttGCCCACTAGGCACCCCTTCCCCACTCTGGCCTCATtgtctccatctataaaatgtacATCCAGCTGGGGACCATCACCAGGTGAGCATAGttattccaggctgggtgcggtggctcacacttgtaatcccagcactttgggaggccgaggcgggcggatcacctgaggtcaagagttcaagatcagcctggccaacatggtgaaaccccgtctctaaaaaaaaaacacacacaaaaattagctggacaaaaattagccaggtgtggtggcacacgcctataatcccagctatacttggaaggctgaggcaagagtatcacttgaatccgggaggtggagattgcagtgagctgagatcaagccattgcactccagcctgggcgacagagcaagactccatcttataaacaaacaaaaaacaaaaattagccgggtgtagtggcgcgcacctgtagtcccggctactcacgaggctgaggcaggagaatcatttgaacctgggaggcagaagttgcaatgagccgagatggcaccactgcactccagcctgggcagcctgagtgacagaacgagactgtctcaagaaaaaaaaaaaaaaaaaaatgcagattccagaaCTCTCCCCAACCAGACTGATGTGAGgactggagatttttttttttttaagagagggtccagggtcttgctctgtcacccaggctggagtgcagtgatgcaatcacgacttcatgactcactgcagcctccaccttccaggctcaagcgatccttccacttcagcctcctgagtagctaggaccacaggtgtacaccatcacacctggctaattcttctattttttttttatagagatgaggtctggcttttaactcctgagctcaaacgatcctcctgccaaagtgctgggattataggtgtgagccaccaagtccagcCTGGGATCTGTAATTTTTAcactatttcaaacttttttaaaCATGATACAtggtaaaaaacacattttacactGCAACTCAGTACTCACATACTTATACATATGCCTGGAACAGACTAATCTTCACCAAACAGGACCTACCCTTACTCTGTGCAACGTACACTGGTATTTTCTATTCTACtctatttcatataaaataaaaaatgctggctgggcatggtggctcataactgtaatcccagcactttgggaggctgaggtgggtggatcatttgaggccaggagtttgacaccagcctggccaacatggagaaaccctgtctctactaaaaatataaaacttagctgggcatgttggcacatgcctgtaatcccagctattccagaggctgagacatgagaatcatttgaacctaggaggcagaggttgcagtgagctgagattgtgccactatattccagcctgggggacagagtgagactctgtctcaaaaattattattattttttttgagacagtctcgctctgtcgcccagactagatgcagtggcgcgatctcggctcactgccagctccgcctcccgagttcacgccattctcctgcctcagcctcctgagtagctgcgactacaggcacccgccactacgcccggctaattttttgtattttttttttgtagagacagggtttcaccatgttagccaggatggtctcgatctcctgacctcgtgatctgcctgccttggcctcccaaagtgctgggattacaggcgtgagccaccgtggccagccaaacatttttaaaaataaaattaaataaagtatacTTTGGTGTATAAAAGAGTATAAGTACACTAAAGTGTTCTTATACagtaaaacaaatttatttcctaCCCCAAACCTCCAGTTTGGAAGCCCCCACTGTCTACCTCAGGGACCCCTGCTCATCCCCAGGGGCCATGCCTGTCACCTCTCACCTGCGTTGCCTGTGGATGACACCTCTGTCAGGTTAGGGCAGAAGACGGCATAGTCAAACTGGCAGGGCTAGAAGGCCAAGGGAAAGACTTGGCGTCAGACCCCTGAAAGGATGTCCACCAACTTCCATATGGCCCCCTGCGCCCACATCTCTGGAGATGCAGCCTCCCTGACAACTAGAATGATGCTGTATAAACCTAGCCAAGGTACTTCAGCACCCTGCCCCCATCTGCCTCAGTATACCCTGCCTGGCCTGTGGCCTGAGCAGCGAAGCCCCAACCTACTGTACAGACAGGGGAACAGTGGCCACAGGTCAAGGGGACTTGCTGAAGGTCACTCAGATAGTGAGGGGGCCCCAAATCCAGGCTGGAAAAAGGCTGTGGGTAAATGGGAGAGGTTCTGgatacagcctcagcctcctggtctGTGAAATGGGAGATGATACCTAGGGGCCACTTCAGCCCTGACAGCTTgggcagcctcagtttccccaagcaGAGAAAGGCCCAATGACTCCTTCAACCAAACTTGAGAAGCAGGTACCCTTAGCAGCAACCCCATTTTATGGAGaggcaaactgaggctcagggaaatgCCACTTCTCGTCCAGGGTGATATGCTAGTGCCTAAAGGGGCATGACAAGCGAGTCCAGAGTCTACACCTTTAGCCACGATCTGGCCCTCCTCTTAAGCCTGGACTTGAGTCTAGACACGCGGGAATATGAGTAATGACCTATGACTGGCCTCCCCACGGCCCTGCAGCACCTGGCGGAACCAGCACAGGCACCTTGTCACATCTAATCCTCAATACAACTCAAGGGGGAGGGGATTGGCACCCCCCAGGGTCACACCGCCAGACCCAGGGCTTCAGGACTGCCTGCCGCCCACCCCCAAGTTGGCCCCTCACCTGCAGCAGCTTCAGCAGGGCCGCCGGGTCCCGGTCCCCGGTAGCATTGAAGAGCAAGACTCGAACCTCGGGGCCACTGCGACAGGGGTGAGGAGCTGGGTCAAAGGGCGCCGCCCGTTCTCCCTGCGGTACCAATCCCGTCCCCGCCCACGACCCCGCCCCTCCCCACgaccccgccccgcccctcaCCAAGATCCCGCCCCTCCTCGTGGGCCAGCCccggccccacccccagccccgccCCTCACCCGCTCGGCCTCTCGCGGCCCTGCAGCGCCTGGCGGAACCAGCGCACGCAGGCCTGCACGCTGCTGGCCGTGTGCGCACCGTCCAGGTACCAGGTGAGGGGCCCGCGCCGCAGCACCTGCGTCCGGCCCGGCCACTCCGTGTTCCGAAGCCCTGGGGGAGGGCAGCAAGGCAGTCCTCCAGGCCCTCTCCCACCCCCGTCCTCAATTCCGCACACACACTCCTGAGCCCGTTCTCCCCTGCAGGCTGCGCCCGCCCTCAACACTCAGGACCCCGGCAGCCCAGGAACTTTTTACTAGCACCAGTCAATGGCTTGGGCTTTTCGGCTGTCTCATCTGGTGGAATCTTTCAGGCAACCCTGAAAGGGCCTGCTATTCCCGTTTGACAGCCTGAGAGCCCTTAGCTGGGGCCGGGATGTGATGCGAGGTCGGTTTGTCTCCAGGACCTTGTCACTTGCCCTTGACAACAGGCGTGGCACACAGCGGGCCCACCATTTGCTGAAGGGGGTTAACAGCATGAGCACCTGCTGGGTGCTGAAAGCTTTGGGGGAGGCAAGAAGCAGATGACTGGATCACCATCCTCCAGAACCTCAGGgtctgatgatgatgatagtgacagTGACAGCAGCTACCACTGGCTGGCACTTTAtcccacattggccaggctctGCACTCAGCACCTTAGTGATGTCACCTCAGCGAATCCCCACCACAGCCCGTGGCAGTGGCTCCTATCATCATCTACTTTGGCAGATGAGAAGACAGGCTCAGAAAGAGTTCATGAGCTCAAGGTCAGGGAGGTTTGCTGACATCAGAGTCCTTTCTCTTAAGCACCACTTCAAATTGTCTCTTATCtcccaaacagaaaaccaaaaaaaaaaaaaaaaaaaaatctgaaggggCACAGACACACGCAGTGGTCCCAGCTGGGCAGGAAGGTCTAACTCACCGAGCCGCATGTGGGATGTGGGCTGGAACACGGGTGCCAGGGGCAGCTGCCACAGGAGCCCTGGCCTGGATGCCTTTGGCTCCCCAGCACCTGCGGGATGTGTGAGACCAAGTGTGTCCGGGACCCTCCTAGGCAGGCTCCACAGGTGCCACCCACCTGCCTGCCCACTCAGCTGCCCACTCACCATGGCGGTCCTGCCGCTGCAGCCAGCAGTGGGCCAGCTGCAAGGCCAAGGCGGCGTTGGACCGCTGATGCTCCCCCTCCAGGCCCAGGGTCAGCGGCGGCCCCCCTTCCTCGAGGGCCTCCAGCATCGGACACAGGTATAGAGGACACTGGGGGAGACAGGCAGGAGCGGGTCAGCAGAGGCCCTCCCTGACCACGTCAGCCCTTgcatctctcccctcccccagccaccaagccctgctCCCAGAACTGAGATGTGTTCCAGCAGGCCCGGCAGCTGGCCCAGCGTCCTCACtgcacagatgagcaaactgaggccccAGAGGATGCAGTGCCTCCTCAAACAGGAGGGACACACACCTACCCCGCCGCTGCCCCATTCCAATCAGACTTACTGAGATCTGCTGGGCTCGGTCCCTCAGCACTGCCAGGGGACCTtcaggttggagcacagtgaaGGCAGGGACACCTTGCTgtggagggaagaaggagagagaaagggctaCCTAGCATCCTCCACACTCCTATCTCTGGCCCCCACATCCCTGGGTCTGGGCTACCACTGTCTCTCATCcctcatgtttcttttcttttctttttcgagatgaagtctcactctgtcacccaggctggagtgctgtggcgcaatctcggctcactgcaacgtctgcctcctgggttcgagtgattctcctgcctcagtctcccaagtagctggaactacaggcgtacaccaccacacctggctaatttttgtatttttagtagagacagagtttccccatattggtcaggctggtctcaaactccggatctcaggtgatcctctcacctcgacctcctgaaatgctgggattgcaagcatataagccaccatgcccagccatcccTCACGTTTCAATGGGGAAATAGTCTGGAGAGGAGACTCAACTTGTTCCAGTCACACAGTGAAGCCAGGATGAAAACGTAGACTCCCAGGCCTTCCatgtctctcccttcccccagtcTGCCTGGTCACCTTAAAGATGCCCCCTTTCTGCCATGCGATCTTCTCCACCGTATCCCCCAGGAGGCTGGTGTGGTCGATGCCAAGAGAGGAGACTCCACACACCACAGGCTTCCTGCAGGGGAGGAAAAGGCCATGAGGCCCTGCCCTGAGCCACCAGGCGGCAGGTGAGGCTGTGCTCCTGGCTGCCACCCCTCGTCCCAAGCAACTGCGCTCACCTGATGATGTTGGTGCAGTCATAAGCCCCGCCAATGCCCACCTCCACCACTGCCAGGTCCACCTGTCAAAGACCAGAGGGCATGGCAGGGGATATGAGGGTGCCCAGAGGCCGCATGGAAGCAGGGAGCCCCCAGGCCTGCTGAGGTTCCCGTTCCCAAGGCCTCAGATGCAGGGTTCTAGGGAGAGGGCACACACCTTCTCTTGGAGGAAGACGTGGAAGGCCATGAGTGTCAGGAAGCGGAAGTAGGGGGGCATGGAGACACAGCTGCCATCCTGTGGCACAGGGACATGTCAGGGCCCAGAGCCCATGCAGCCCCTTCTCTGGGGAGATGGGGTGCTGGAACACGTAGCACCCCCAACCACACCCACCCGCCAGCCCTCCTGCATGGGGCACCTTGGTCTCCTCCAGCCGGTGGTAGAGGCGCCAGAAGTACTTGGTGAAGAGCTCAGGACTGATGGGCTGCCCATTGATGCGGATCCGCTCCCGAACCTGCACCAGGTGGGGAGAGCTGCCGGGACAGCTGGGGTCATCAGGACTCCCTTCCCGAGCGTCCTGGCCTTCCCCCACCCTGCAGGGACTGATGCTACTTGGCCTCCGTGCCTCACCTCTCCTGTGTCCCTCGGTTTGTTCCTGGTGCCCCATCCCCCCGGACTATCTGTAGCCCCCCAGTCCTCCCCATCTTCTATCTCCAGGCCTCTGCACCTGGCTCACCCTATTCACCACGTTGGTCTCAACTAAGACAGCctcctcacccaggctggtcttgcacatTCTATGGGCTCCAACAGTCCCATACCAATCAGTCACTCTGCTGACATCTGTCCCACAATGTCATCTGTCTTACAGCTCTCAGAGACAAAGCCCACAACCAATGTTCAAGCTGCAGCCCTGGGCTGGCCCTCAAGGCCATGTGGGCCCAAGTTGAAGGCTAGGTTTTTATCCCAAAAAtgattgtagtttttatttatttatttttgagacagggtcttgttctgtcgcctaggctggagtgcagtggtgcaatcttggctcactgcaacctctgcctcccaggttcaagcgtttctcatgcctcagcctcccaagtagctgggactacaggcacacaccaccacgcctcgctgattcttgtatttttagtagagacagggttacgccatgttagccaggctggtcttgaactcctgacctctggtgatccacccacctcagcctcccaaagtgctgggattacaggcatgagccaccgtgcccagccaatttttttgtatttttagtagagatagggtttcgccatgttggccaggctgctcttgaactcctggcctcaagtgatctgcctgcttcggcctcccaaagtgctgggattacaggcatgagccaccacgcctggcccaaaaagTGATTTTAGAAGACAGGTTGGTGCCTTATGTTTCAATCCTCAA
This genomic window from Pan paniscus chromosome 11, NHGRI_mPanPan1-v2.0_pri, whole genome shotgun sequence contains:
- the FPGS gene encoding folylpolyglutamate synthase, mitochondrial isoform X1, producing MSRARSHLRAALFLAAASARGVTTQVAARRGLSAWPVPQEPSMEYQDAVRMLNTLQTNAGYLEQVKRQRGDPQTQLEAMELYLARSGLQVEDLDRLNIIHVTGTKGKGSTCAFTECILRSYGLKTGFFSSPHLVQVRERIRINGQPISPELFTKYFWRLYHRLEETKDGSCVSMPPYFRFLTLMAFHVFLQEKVDLAVVEVGIGGAYDCTNIIRKPVVCGVSSLGIDHTSLLGDTVEKIAWQKGGIFKQGVPAFTVLQPEGPLAVLRDRAQQISCPLYLCPMLEALEEGGPPLTLGLEGEHQRSNAALALQLAHCWLQRQDRHGAGEPKASRPGLLWQLPLAPVFQPTSHMRLGLRNTEWPGRTQVLRRGPLTWYLDGAHTASSVQACVRWFRQALQGRERPSGGPEVRVLLFNATGDRDPAALLKLLQPCQFDYAVFCPNLTEVSSTGNADQQNFTVTLDQVLLRCLEHQQHWNHLDEEQASPDLWSAPSPEPGGSTSLLLAPHPPHTCSASSLVFSCISHALQWISQGRDPIFQPPSPPKGLLTHPVAHSGASILREAAAIHVLVTGSLHLVGGVLKLLEPALSQ
- the FPGS gene encoding folylpolyglutamate synthase, mitochondrial isoform X4 codes for the protein MLNTLQTNAGYLEQVKRQRGDPQTQLEAMELYLARSGLQVEDLDRLNIIHVTGTKGKGSTCAFTECILRSYGLKTGFFSSPHLVQVRERIRINGQPISPELFTKYFWRLYHRLEETKDGSCVSMPPYFRFLTLMAFHVFLQEKVDLAVVEVGIGGAYDCTNIIRKPVVCGVSSLGIDHTSLLGDTVEKIAWQKGGIFKQGVPAFTVLQPEGPLAVLRDRAQQISCPLYLCPMLEALEEGGPPLTLGLEGEHQRSNAALALQLAHCWLQRQDRHGAGEPKASRPGLLWQLPLAPVFQPTSHMRLGLRNTEWPGRTQVLRRGPLTWYLDGAHTASSVQACVRWFRQALQGRERPSGGPEVRVLLFNATGDRDPAALLKLLQPCQFDYAVFCPNLTEVSSTGNADQQNFTVTLDQVLLRCLEHQQHWNHLDEEQASPDLWSAPSPEPGGSTSLLLAPHPPHTCSASSLVFSCISHALQWISQGRDPIFQPPSPPKGLLTHPVAHSGASILREAAAIHVLVTGSLHLVGGVLKLLEPALSQ
- the FPGS gene encoding folylpolyglutamate synthase, mitochondrial isoform X3 yields the protein MSRARSHLRAALFLAAASARGVTTQVAARRGLSAWPVPQEPSMEYQDAVRMLNTLQTNAGYLEQVKRQRGDPQTQLEAMELYLARSGLQVEDLDRLNIIHVTGTKGKGSTCAFTECILRSYGLKTGFFSSPHLVQVRERIRINGQPISPELFTKYFWRLYHRLEETKDGSCVSMPPYFRFLTLMAFHVFLQEKVDLAVVEVGIGGAYDCTNIIRKPVVCGVSSLGIDHTSLLGDTVEKIAWQKGGIFKQGVPAFTVLQPEGPLAVLRDRAQQISCPLYLCPMLEALEEGGPPLTLGLEGEHQRSNAALALQLAHCWLQRQDRHGAGEPKASRPGLLWQLPLAPVFQPTSHMRLGLRNTEWPGRTQVLRRGPLTWYLDGAHTASSVQACVRWFRQALQGRERPSGGPEVRVLLFNATGDRDPAALLKLLQPCQFDYAVFCPNLTEVSSTGNADQQNFTVTLDQVLLRCLEHQQHWNHLDEEQASPDLWSAPSPEPETERGAAGGQGPALCRGSLAVWPGTSPSLPVRLRWPVCEMRRRPD
- the FPGS gene encoding folylpolyglutamate synthase, mitochondrial isoform X5, giving the protein MSRARSHLRAALFLAAASARGVTTQVAARRGLSAWPVPQEPSMEYQDAVRMLNTLQTNAGYLEQVKRQRGDPQTQLEAMELYLARSGLQVEDLDRLNIIHVTGTKGKGSTCAFTECILRSYGLKTGFFSSPHLVQVRERIRINGQPISPELFTKYFWRLYHRLEETKDGSCVSMPPYFRFLTLMAFHVFLQEKVDLAVVEVGIGGAYDCTNIIRKPVVCGVSSLGIDHTSLLGDTVEKIAWQKGGIFKQGVPAFTVLQPEGPLAVLRDRAQQISCPLYLCPMLEALEEGGPPLTLGLEGEHQRSNAALALQLAHCWLQRQDRHGAGEPKASRPGLLWQLPLAPVFQPTSHMRLGLRNTEWPGRTQVLRRGPLTWYLDGAHTASSVQACVRWFRQALQGRERPSGGPEVRVLLFNATGDRDPAALLKLLQPCQFDYAVFCPNLTEVSSTGNADQQNFTVTLDQVLLRCLEHQQHWNHLDEEQASPDLWSAPSPEPGGLSVR
- the FPGS gene encoding folylpolyglutamate synthase, mitochondrial isoform X2, with translation MSRARSHLRAALFLAAASARGVTTQVAARRGLSAWPVPQEPSMEYQDAVRMLNTLQTNAGYLEQVKRQRGDPQTQLEAMELYLARSGLQVEDLDRLNIIHVTGTKGKGSTCAFTECILRSYGLKTGFFSSPHLVQVRERIRINGQPISPELFTKYFWRLYHRLEETKDGSCVSMPPYFRFLTLMAFHVFLQEKVDLAVVEVGIGGAYDCTNIIRKPVVCGVSSLGIDHTSLLGDTVEKIAWQKGGIFKQGVPAFTVLQPEGPLAVLRDRAQQISCPLYLCPMLEALEEGGPPLTLGLEGEHQRSNAALALQLAHCWLQRQDRHGAGEPKASRPGLLWQLPLAPVFQPTSHMRLGLRNTEWPGRTQVLRRGPLTWYLDGAHTASSVQACVRWFRQALQGRERPSGGPEVRVLLFNATGDRDPAALLKLLQPCQFDYAVFCPNLTEVSSTGNADQQNFTVTLDQVLLRCLEHQQHWNHLDEEQASPDLWSAPSPEPAETERGAAGGQGPALCRGSLAVWPGTSPSLPVRLRWPVCEMRRRPD
- the FPGS gene encoding folylpolyglutamate synthase, mitochondrial isoform X6 — translated: MLNTLQTNAGYLEQVKRQRGDPQTQLEAMELYLARSGLQVEDLDRLNIIHVTGTKGKGSTCAFTECILRSYGLKTGFFSSPHLVQVRERIRINGQPISPELFTKYFWRLYHRLEETKDGSCVSMPPYFRFLTLMAFHVFLQEKVDLAVVEVGIGGAYDCTNIIRKPVVCGVSSLGIDHTSLLGDTVEKIAWQKGGIFKQGVPAFTVLQPEGPLAVLRDRAQQISCPLYLCPMLEALEEGGPPLTLGLEGEHQRSNAALALQLAHCWLQRQDRHGAGEPKASRPGLLWQLPLAPVFQPTSHMRLGLRNTEWPGRTQVLRRGPLTWYLDGAHTASSVQACVRWFRQALQGRERPSGGPEVRVLLFNATGDRDPAALLKLLQPCQFDYAVFCPNLTEVSSTGNADQQNFTVTLDQVLLRCLEHQQHWNHLDEEQASPDLWSAPSPEPGGLSVR